A single window of Dendropsophus ebraccatus isolate aDenEbr1 chromosome 5, aDenEbr1.pat, whole genome shotgun sequence DNA harbors:
- the NEUROD4 gene encoding neurogenic differentiation factor 4, with product MSEMVSVHGWMEEALSSQDEMKEPSQRQSAYDMLSGLSHEEHGSIDGEEDEEEEDDGEKPKKRGPKKKKMTKARLERFRVRRVKANARERTRMHGLNDALDNLRRVMPCYSKTQKLSKIETLRLARNYIWALSEVLDRGQTAEGKGFLEMLCKGLSQPTSNLVAGCLQLGPQPMFLEKHEDKSSICDSSLASHAYSYQSPGLPSPPYGNIEAHHLHLKPPTFKTVVDPMVNHTLNCTTPPYDGALTPPLSISGNFSLKQDGSPDLDKSYAFRSHYPSLGLNGSHGHGSHFQTAVPRYEIPIDMAYESYPHHTIFTE from the coding sequence ATGTCCGAGATGGTCAGTGTTCATGGTTGGATGGAGGAGGCTCTGAGTTCTCAAGATGAGATGAAAGAACCGAGTCAAAGACAGTCCGCATATGACATGTTGTCAGGTCTCAGTCACGAAGAACATGGGAGCATCGacggagaagaagatgaagaagaagaggatgatggagAAAAGCCAAAGAAGAGAGgtccaaagaaaaaaaagatgaccAAGGCAAGGCTTGAGAGGTTCCGTGTGCGGAGAGTAAAAGCTAATGCCAGAGAGCGCACACGAATGCATGGACTAAATGATGCACTGGATAACCTGAGGAGGGTGATGCCTTGTTACTCAAAAACACAAAAGTTGTCCAAGATTGAGACCCTCAGATTGGCAAGAAATTACATATGGGCATTATCTGAGGTCCTAGATAGAGGCCAAACTGCAGAAGGCAAAGGCTTCCTAGAAATGCTCTGTAAAGGACTCTCACAGCCCACCAGCAATCTAGTAGCAGGCTGTCTACAATTAGGACCCCAGCCCATGTTCTTGGAAAAACATGAAGATAAGTCCAGTATTTGTGACTCATCACTTGCTTCTCATGCTTACAGCTACCAGTCTCCTGGTCTACCAAGTCCTCCATATGGCAACATTGAAGCCCACCACTTGCACTTGAAACCACCAACTTTCAAAACTGTTGTGGACCCAATGGTAAACCACACCTTAAATTGTACTACACCTCCTTATGATGGTGCCCTAACTCCTCCTTTAAGCATTAGTGGTAATTTTTCCTTAAAACAAGATGGATCACCAGATTTGGACAAATCCTATGCTTTCCGATCACATTATCCTTCTCTTGGGCTTAATGGCTCTCATGGTCATGGCTCACACTTTCAAACTGCTGTTCCCAGATATGAAATACCTATTGACATGGCTTATGAATCATATCCACATCATACCATTTTTACTGAGTAA